Proteins from a single region of Engystomops pustulosus chromosome 5, aEngPut4.maternal, whole genome shotgun sequence:
- the TSNARE1 gene encoding t-SNARE domain-containing protein 1 isoform X3 → MACAPRKRKEKFSPLELEILVAEVTKHHSKLYGSERVNLSQPARERIWLEIAKKINSVARSPRTTRDLRRRWDDMKRRTKEKLAIIKRSVVTSGGMTRNSSPSLHNDTNSDVYPGYGVDDDEDEHDEIDVEVDAQHIALELQSDEEENGPGCTWVPLKTIEMAVSNEPDMSDHPVIIQTSASSPSPPSSPQMNQMKSTYMRRLSPANQHLHRNHEVSDFEKQLMESQIQQNTLLTSWYQQQTSLMVQQNLILENLVEQSRRLADNVELLNRTLEKMVDGNHLHRETLHFVQERSKQGPNARPAPRAASGESGGPSGVEVYSGMILKVEEEL, encoded by the exons ATGGCCTGTGCACCccggaagaggaaggagaaattTTCTCCTCTCGAACTTGAAATTTTGGTGGCCGAAGTAACCAAACATCACTCGAAACTCTACGGAAGCGAGAGGGTCAACCTGAGCCAACCCGCCAGAGAAAGGATCTGGTTAGAAATAGCCAAGAAAATTAATTCGGTGGCGCGATCTCCGAGAACCACCAGAGACTTGAGAAGGCGATGGGACGACATGAAGAGACGGACTAAGGAGAAACTGGCCATCATCAAGCGGTCGGTTGTCACTTCAGGTGGTATGACCCGGAACTCTAGTCCTTCTCTACATAACGACACCAATAGTGATGTCTACCCCGGGTACGGAGTTGATGACGACGAAGATGAACACGATGAAATTGATGTGGAAGTTGACGCCCAACATATAGCTCTCGAACTTCAGTCAg ATGAGGAGGAAAATGGCCCAGGTTGTACATGGGTGCCTCTAAAAACTATAGAAATGGCTGTTTCAAATGAGCCCGATATGTCTGATCATCCGGTGATCATTCAGACGTCGGCTTCTTCTCCGTCTCCTCCATCGTCTCCTCAGATGAACCAGATGAAGTCCACCTACATGAGGAGGCTTTCTCCGGCCAATCAGCACCTGCATAGGAATCACGAAGTCTCCGATTTCGAAAAACAATTGATGGAGAGTCAAATCCAGCAGAACACGCTTTTAACGTCTTGGTATCAGCAGCAAACGTCCCTCATGGTCCAACAGAACCTCATACTGGAGAACCTGGTGGAGCAAAGCCGGCGATTGGCCGACAACGTGGAGCTTTTAAACCGGACCTTGGAAAAAATGGTGGACGGTAACCATTTACACAGGGAGACTCTTCATTTTGTTCAGGAACGTAGTAAGCAAGGTCCAAATGCCCGACCGGCCCCTCGTGCAGCGAGCGGGGAGTCGGGGGGGCCCTCAGGGGTGGAGGTCTACTCCGGTATGATTTTAAAAGTCGAAGAAGAACTGTAG
- the TSNARE1 gene encoding t-SNARE domain-containing protein 1 isoform X2: MPGNTVRRAPSYSTGLMRRRNLRMACAPRKRKEKFSPLELEILVAEVTKHHSKLYGSERVNLSQPARERIWLEIAKKINSVARSPRTTRDLRRRWDDMKRRTKEKLAIIKRSVVTSGGMTRNSSPSLHNDTNSDVYPGYGVDDDEDEHDEIDVEVDAQHIALELQSDEEENGPGCTWVPLKTIEMAVSNEPDMSDHPVIIQTSASSPSPPSSPQMNQMKSTYMRRLSPANQHLHRNHEVSDFEKQLMESQIQQNTLLTSWYQQQTSLMVQQNLILENLVEQSRRLADNVELLNRTLEKMVDGNHLHRETLHFVQERSKQGPNARPAPRAASGESGGPSGVEVYSGMILKVEEEL, encoded by the exons ATGCCTGGAAATACAGTCCGCCGGGCACCATCGTACAGCACAGGATTGATGAGG AGGCGCAACCTTAGAATGGCCTGTGCACCccggaagaggaaggagaaattTTCTCCTCTCGAACTTGAAATTTTGGTGGCCGAAGTAACCAAACATCACTCGAAACTCTACGGAAGCGAGAGGGTCAACCTGAGCCAACCCGCCAGAGAAAGGATCTGGTTAGAAATAGCCAAGAAAATTAATTCGGTGGCGCGATCTCCGAGAACCACCAGAGACTTGAGAAGGCGATGGGACGACATGAAGAGACGGACTAAGGAGAAACTGGCCATCATCAAGCGGTCGGTTGTCACTTCAGGTGGTATGACCCGGAACTCTAGTCCTTCTCTACATAACGACACCAATAGTGATGTCTACCCCGGGTACGGAGTTGATGACGACGAAGATGAACACGATGAAATTGATGTGGAAGTTGACGCCCAACATATAGCTCTCGAACTTCAGTCAg ATGAGGAGGAAAATGGCCCAGGTTGTACATGGGTGCCTCTAAAAACTATAGAAATGGCTGTTTCAAATGAGCCCGATATGTCTGATCATCCGGTGATCATTCAGACGTCGGCTTCTTCTCCGTCTCCTCCATCGTCTCCTCAGATGAACCAGATGAAGTCCACCTACATGAGGAGGCTTTCTCCGGCCAATCAGCACCTGCATAGGAATCACGAAGTCTCCGATTTCGAAAAACAATTGATGGAGAGTCAAATCCAGCAGAACACGCTTTTAACGTCTTGGTATCAGCAGCAAACGTCCCTCATGGTCCAACAGAACCTCATACTGGAGAACCTGGTGGAGCAAAGCCGGCGATTGGCCGACAACGTGGAGCTTTTAAACCGGACCTTGGAAAAAATGGTGGACGGTAACCATTTACACAGGGAGACTCTTCATTTTGTTCAGGAACGTAGTAAGCAAGGTCCAAATGCCCGACCGGCCCCTCGTGCAGCGAGCGGGGAGTCGGGGGGGCCCTCAGGGGTGGAGGTCTACTCCGGTATGATTTTAAAAGTCGAAGAAGAACTGTAG